A single window of Anaerocolumna chitinilytica DNA harbors:
- a CDS encoding NADH-quinone oxidoreductase subunit B family protein: MNFVKKSPWILHYDGSSCNGCDIEVLACLTPLYDVERFGIINTGNPKHADILLITGSVNEQNIPIVKQLYEQMPEPKVVVAVGICATSGGIFADCYNIVGGVNKVLPVDVYVPGCAARPESIIDGVVKALAVLEEKQKALNEKKVTAKK; this comes from the coding sequence ATGAATTTTGTTAAGAAATCACCGTGGATATTACATTATGACGGCTCCAGCTGTAACGGCTGTGATATTGAAGTGCTTGCCTGTCTTACCCCTCTGTATGATGTGGAGAGATTCGGTATTATAAATACCGGTAATCCCAAACATGCAGATATACTCTTAATAACAGGAAGTGTTAATGAGCAGAATATACCTATTGTTAAGCAGCTTTATGAGCAGATGCCTGAGCCTAAGGTTGTAGTAGCAGTTGGTATCTGTGCTACCTCCGGAGGGATTTTTGCTGACTGTTATAATATTGTTGGCGGTGTAAACAAGGTATTGCCTGTTGATGTATATGTACCTGGTTGCGCAGCTCGTCCTGAATCCATTATTGACGGAGTAGTAAAAGCCCTGGCAGTTTTGGAAGAGAAGCAGAAAGCTCTGAATGAGAAAAAGGTTACAGCAAAGAAATGA
- a CDS encoding NADH-quinone oxidoreductase subunit C — protein MEQNIKAIQTGDLLSHAVQLKHEGYRLVAISSTVKAEGIELTYSFDKEYDFINLRLEINNETEMDSIGSLYSYAFIYENEIKELFGVKFRNMSIDFNNQFYRIAVETPFAKKEEKA, from the coding sequence ATGGAACAGAATATAAAAGCGATACAGACCGGAGATCTCCTCTCCCATGCTGTACAGTTAAAGCATGAAGGATACCGCCTGGTTGCGATTTCTTCTACCGTAAAAGCAGAAGGCATAGAACTTACCTATTCCTTTGATAAAGAATATGATTTTATTAATCTCAGATTAGAGATTAATAACGAAACTGAAATGGATAGTATCGGCTCTCTATATTCCTATGCTTTTATCTATGAAAATGAAATTAAAGAATTATTTGGTGTAAAGTTCAGAAATATGTCCATTGATTTTAACAATCAGTTTTATAGGATAGCGGTTGAAACACCATTTGCGAAGAAGGAGGAGAAGGCATGA
- a CDS encoding hydrogenase large subunit — protein MSERTIIPFGPQHPVLPEPIHLDLVLEDETVVEAIPQIGYIHRGLEKLVEKKDFQQYTYVAERICGICSFMHGMGYCMSIESIMDVKIPDRAEYLRTIWAELSRMHSHLLWLGLLADAFGFESLFMHSWRLRERVLDIFEETTGGRVIFSVCDIGGVRKDISNETLKKINETMYIIEKELTELVTVFFKDSSVQYRTKGVGVLSKQLAYDLGAVGPMAKASGVSIDMRTQGYAAYKYLNFQPIIDTDGDSYGRTTVRIKEVFQSIDLIRQAISLIPDGDVKTKVVGNPNGEYFTRIEQPRGEVIYYAKANGTKFLDRVRVRTPTFANVPALLETLKGCALADVPILVLTIDPCISCTER, from the coding sequence ATGAGTGAACGTACGATAATCCCCTTTGGGCCTCAGCATCCGGTATTACCGGAGCCGATTCACCTGGATCTGGTGTTGGAGGATGAGACTGTTGTAGAAGCAATTCCGCAGATCGGATATATCCATAGAGGTCTTGAGAAACTGGTAGAGAAGAAGGATTTTCAGCAATACACCTATGTTGCTGAAAGAATCTGCGGTATCTGTTCTTTTATGCATGGAATGGGATATTGCATGTCTATCGAGAGTATAATGGACGTTAAGATTCCTGACAGAGCAGAATATTTAAGAACTATCTGGGCAGAACTTTCCAGAATGCACAGTCATCTTTTATGGCTCGGACTGTTAGCAGATGCTTTTGGCTTTGAGAGTCTTTTCATGCATTCCTGGCGCTTGAGGGAACGTGTGCTTGATATATTTGAAGAAACCACCGGCGGAAGAGTTATTTTTTCCGTATGTGATATCGGCGGTGTCAGAAAAGACATCAGTAATGAGACATTAAAGAAGATAAATGAAACCATGTATATAATCGAGAAGGAACTTACAGAACTGGTGACAGTATTCTTTAAGGATTCTTCCGTACAATATCGTACAAAGGGTGTAGGCGTGCTTTCCAAGCAGTTAGCTTACGACCTTGGAGCGGTAGGACCTATGGCAAAAGCCAGCGGTGTTTCTATCGATATGAGAACTCAGGGCTACGCAGCTTATAAGTATTTGAATTTTCAGCCTATTATTGATACAGATGGTGATTCCTATGGAAGAACCACAGTGCGTATCAAGGAGGTATTCCAGTCTATCGATTTGATAAGACAGGCAATCAGCCTGATACCGGACGGGGATGTTAAGACAAAAGTAGTAGGAAATCCCAATGGAGAGTACTTTACAAGAATAGAACAACCAAGAGGAGAGGTAATTTATTATGCAAAAGCAAACGGTACAAAATTCCTTGACAGAGTAAGGGTCAGAACACCGACTTTTGCAAATGTACCGGCACTTTTGGAAACCTTAAAAGGATGTGCTCTTGCAGATGTGCCTATCCTTGTCCTTACAATAGATCCTTGCATAAGCTGTACAGAGAGATAA
- a CDS encoding 4Fe-4S dicluster domain-containing protein, which yields MAILNMSKTLFKSLFHGPYTTLYPIKTKEKFERTRGKIDIDMPQCIYCGMCQRRCPTGAIQVDKASTAWGIDRLKCIQCGYCTEVCPKKCLDMNNNYTVPSYGESKDKFSNA from the coding sequence ATGGCCATACTTAATATGTCAAAAACCCTGTTTAAGAGCTTGTTCCATGGTCCTTATACGACTTTATATCCAATAAAGACAAAAGAGAAGTTTGAGCGCACCAGGGGAAAGATAGATATTGATATGCCGCAGTGTATTTATTGCGGTATGTGCCAAAGACGCTGCCCAACAGGAGCTATCCAGGTTGATAAAGCTTCGACCGCCTGGGGGATTGACAGGTTAAAGTGTATACAATGCGGCTATTGCACAGAGGTATGCCCTAAGAAATGCCTGGATATGAATAATAATTACACAGTGCCGTCCTATGGCGAATCAAAGGATAAGTTCAGCAATGCATGA
- the hypA gene encoding hydrogenase maturation nickel metallochaperone HypA, whose translation MHEYPITQHIIEMAEKYAKEHGASQVEVINLVVGDYSGYVGDSINLYFEIIAEGTLCEKAVLNIERVKPKLKCASCGEYFERKPFSFECPNCKGEGEPTEIGKEFYLKSIEIS comes from the coding sequence ATGCATGAGTATCCCATTACACAGCACATTATTGAAATGGCTGAAAAATATGCAAAAGAACATGGTGCAAGCCAGGTTGAGGTCATTAATCTGGTAGTAGGTGATTATTCCGGTTATGTAGGGGATTCCATTAACCTGTACTTTGAGATTATTGCAGAAGGCACCCTTTGTGAGAAGGCAGTACTTAATATCGAAAGAGTAAAACCGAAATTAAAGTGCGCTTCCTGTGGGGAATATTTTGAGAGAAAGCCTTTTTCTTTTGAATGTCCCAATTGCAAGGGTGAAGGAGAACCTACGGAGATAGGAAAGGAATTCTACTTAAAATCCATAGAGATAAGTTAA
- the hypB gene encoding hydrogenase nickel incorporation protein HypB — MVETKEIEIMEAVYDKNDEVAAQTKENFTKKGIFAVNVMGAPGVGKTSSLVQIIKGLSGITSYVIEGDIEADFDTKLLQSLGVEAIQINTGGACHLDSPLIEKAAGELPLESGVLFIENIGNLVCPAEFQIGEHVKLLISTVTEGSDKPYKYPLAFEKADIILLNKCDLIPYVDFDEEFFLKGVRAQNKTAPVVKVSAKTGEGYEEVVKWIKEKKENL; from the coding sequence ATGGTAGAAACAAAAGAAATTGAAATTATGGAAGCAGTTTATGATAAAAACGATGAAGTAGCTGCTCAGACCAAGGAAAACTTCACGAAGAAAGGTATCTTTGCGGTGAATGTGATGGGAGCACCGGGTGTTGGTAAGACTTCTTCACTGGTTCAGATTATAAAGGGCCTGTCCGGAATTACTTCTTATGTAATCGAAGGAGATATTGAAGCTGATTTTGACACAAAACTTCTGCAGTCTCTTGGTGTGGAAGCAATTCAGATCAATACCGGAGGAGCCTGCCATCTGGATTCTCCCCTTATTGAGAAGGCAGCCGGGGAATTACCTTTGGAATCCGGAGTATTATTTATCGAGAATATTGGTAATCTTGTGTGCCCTGCGGAATTCCAGATTGGAGAGCATGTCAAACTGTTAATTTCCACTGTGACAGAAGGCAGTGATAAGCCCTATAAATATCCTCTGGCTTTTGAAAAAGCAGATATTATCCTGTTAAATAAGTGTGATTTAATACCTTATGTGGATTTTGATGAAGAATTCTTCTTAAAAGGCGTTCGTGCCCAGAATAAGACCGCTCCTGTTGTTAAGGTATCTGCAAAGACCGGAGAAGGTTATGAGGAAGTTGTGAAGTGGATAAAGGAAAAGAAGGAAAACTTATAA
- the hypF gene encoding carbamoyltransferase HypF, producing MDKGKEGKLIKRFLVYGLVQGVGFRPFVHSLAVRLGVEGNVCNLGGIVEIIAKAPEEVLSRFLLELKNDKDKDYEIHGVEEEELKEEELSKENLNEGFVIKASASSLHTFSLTPDIGLCDKCAKEVLDEKNRRYRHPFISCAACGPRYTILKQTPYDRQTTVMQEFPMCEECGEEYTSPGERRFHAETISCKACGPQLFWKAAKSKNLCGSIESGKEENAFQNAVAVLRDGGIVAVKGIGGYHYVCSPFLPETVKRLRLLKGREKKPFALCFPDINMVKEYAEVTQEEERLLLSKAKPIVLLYEKKRKIADEVSGESIYLGTFLPYTPIQLLLTRMLGPLIMTSANDSGKPIIKEEKEIFEVGSEYLDGILYHDRKILRSVDDSVVKVTMGKPQIIRRSRGYVPFPILMEGQGPDIFCAGGDLKAAFCFYKEGRAVVSQYFGDLEEYDILKEYENSFVDLKELLGIAPMLAVCDLHPGYFSSEFARRLKLPLLQVQHHHAHIASVMAEHRLKGKVLGIAFDGTGYGPDGNVWGGEFLVCEGGDFTRIGHLRYTSLIGGDASLKDAKKLALCYLLQEGLETSLPDERTAVIRAALKSGTNTYLTSSMGRLFDGVSALLGICKENRYEAEAAIMLEQEARKALINGIEPACLQFAVTKDEEMYLLDPAPVLKELVRLKEYEKKEALALGFHYAVAEAILTLCKEVKRKENINDIALSGGVFGNTLLLEKVTMLLEEEGFSVYRNEAVPPGDGCISLGQTFIGLERAAKGQLS from the coding sequence GTGGATAAAGGAAAAGAAGGAAAACTTATAAAGCGTTTTTTAGTATATGGTCTGGTACAAGGGGTGGGATTCCGCCCTTTTGTACATTCATTGGCAGTTCGGCTGGGAGTGGAAGGAAATGTCTGCAATCTAGGTGGAATTGTTGAGATTATTGCGAAAGCACCGGAAGAGGTTCTTAGTCGATTCCTGTTAGAACTTAAAAATGATAAGGATAAAGATTATGAAATTCATGGAGTGGAAGAAGAGGAGCTCAAAGAAGAGGAGCTTTCGAAAGAGAATCTGAATGAGGGATTTGTTATTAAAGCAAGTGCCAGTAGCCTTCATACCTTTTCTCTGACACCGGATATCGGACTTTGCGATAAGTGTGCGAAAGAAGTGCTGGATGAGAAGAACAGAAGATATCGGCATCCCTTCATTAGCTGCGCAGCTTGCGGACCCAGATATACCATATTGAAACAAACACCTTATGACAGGCAGACTACGGTAATGCAGGAATTTCCCATGTGTGAAGAATGTGGGGAAGAATATACTTCACCGGGGGAAAGACGTTTTCATGCTGAAACTATTTCCTGTAAGGCCTGTGGCCCTCAGCTCTTCTGGAAAGCTGCAAAGAGCAAGAACTTGTGCGGCAGCATAGAGAGTGGGAAAGAGGAAAATGCTTTTCAGAATGCAGTGGCTGTGTTGAGAGACGGCGGTATTGTTGCAGTAAAAGGAATCGGCGGATACCATTATGTCTGCTCACCCTTCTTACCTGAGACAGTAAAAAGACTCAGACTGCTAAAAGGCAGGGAAAAGAAACCTTTTGCCCTGTGCTTTCCGGATATAAATATGGTGAAAGAATATGCAGAAGTTACCCAAGAAGAAGAGCGACTCCTACTTAGTAAAGCAAAACCTATTGTACTCCTTTATGAAAAGAAGCGTAAAATAGCGGACGAGGTCAGCGGTGAAAGTATTTACCTGGGGACTTTTCTTCCCTATACCCCTATTCAACTGCTTTTAACTAGAATGCTTGGACCCCTTATAATGACCAGTGCCAATGATTCCGGCAAACCTATCATAAAAGAGGAGAAAGAGATATTTGAAGTTGGAAGTGAATATTTGGACGGTATTTTATATCATGACAGGAAGATACTTCGCTCTGTGGATGATTCTGTAGTAAAAGTAACTATGGGAAAACCTCAGATAATTAGAAGGAGCAGGGGATACGTGCCTTTTCCTATTTTGATGGAAGGACAGGGGCCTGATATTTTTTGCGCTGGTGGTGATTTAAAAGCAGCTTTTTGTTTTTACAAAGAAGGCAGAGCGGTGGTTTCACAGTACTTCGGGGATTTAGAAGAGTATGATATTCTGAAGGAATATGAGAACTCCTTCGTGGATTTAAAAGAACTTCTTGGTATAGCTCCAATGCTGGCGGTTTGTGATCTGCACCCGGGTTATTTCTCTTCTGAATTTGCCAGGAGGTTAAAGCTTCCCCTGTTACAGGTGCAGCACCATCATGCTCATATAGCATCGGTTATGGCTGAACACCGCTTAAAGGGTAAAGTATTAGGAATTGCTTTTGACGGCACCGGCTATGGTCCGGATGGAAATGTATGGGGCGGTGAGTTTCTGGTTTGTGAAGGCGGAGACTTTACAAGGATAGGACATCTGCGCTATACTTCTCTGATAGGAGGGGATGCCTCCTTAAAGGATGCTAAGAAGCTTGCCCTGTGCTATCTGTTACAGGAAGGTCTTGAGACTTCTCTGCCCGATGAGCGAACAGCGGTTATAAGAGCAGCGCTAAAGTCAGGAACGAATACCTATCTCACATCCAGTATGGGAAGATTGTTTGATGGAGTATCAGCGCTTCTTGGAATCTGCAAGGAGAACCGGTATGAGGCTGAAGCCGCTATAATGCTGGAACAGGAAGCAAGAAAGGCTCTTATCAATGGGATTGAGCCTGCCTGCCTGCAATTTGCAGTAACGAAGGATGAAGAAATGTACCTGCTGGATCCGGCACCTGTTCTCAAAGAACTGGTGCGGCTAAAGGAGTATGAAAAGAAAGAAGCACTGGCTCTGGGCTTTCATTATGCCGTTGCAGAAGCGATTCTTACTCTATGTAAAGAAGTAAAGAGAAAAGAAAATATAAATGACATAGCATTAAGCGGAGGGGTATTTGGAAATACGCTTCTCTTAGAAAAGGTTACGATGCTATTGGAAGAAGAGGGTTTTAGTGTCTATCGCAACGAGGCTGTTCCGCCTGGAGACGGCTGTATCAGCCTGGGACAGACCTTTATAGGGTTAGAAAGGGCTGCCAAGGGTCAGCTTTCATAA
- a CDS encoding HypC/HybG/HupF family hydrogenase formation chaperone, whose translation MCVAIPGKIIEIHGDTAKADIMGNVFEANISLVDAKLGDYILIHAGFAIEVVQTEAAQEMIDIFAELEEVMRDDAGTGNERT comes from the coding sequence ATGTGCGTAGCAATACCGGGAAAAATAATTGAGATACATGGTGATACTGCCAAAGCAGATATTATGGGTAATGTATTTGAGGCAAATATCAGTCTTGTGGATGCCAAATTAGGCGATTATATTCTTATCCATGCAGGCTTTGCCATTGAAGTGGTTCAGACAGAAGCAGCACAGGAAATGATAGATATCTTTGCAGAATTAGAAGAGGTTATGAGAGATGACGCTGGAACAGGTAACGAAAGAACTTAA
- the hypD gene encoding hydrogenase formation protein HypD produces MTLEQVTKELKGYKGRTIKIMEVCGTHTASIFKAGIRSILPEEIRLISGPGCPVCVTPSAYIDKLVDYSLKENYQVLTFGDMMKVRGSKYSLTQAKALGGKINYLYSPLQSLALAKENPQINYIFAAVGFETTAPLYTILLEEMEKENIQNLKLLIAVKTIIPALSYLCEQEEIDGFLCPGHVSVIIGSKVYEPLAEKYGKPFVVTGFEGEHILASVYEIMTQITTGDFKMKNLYTSAVKEEGNEKAFGAVMKYFEPCDAYWRGIGTIPGSGLRLKEEFQKYDAGSEEAFVEETLPKGCSCTDVILGRIQPIECPAFGKRCTPMDALGPCMVSSEGACGIWYKNR; encoded by the coding sequence ATGACGCTGGAACAGGTAACGAAAGAACTTAAAGGTTATAAAGGAAGAACAATCAAGATAATGGAGGTATGCGGAACTCATACCGCAAGTATTTTCAAAGCGGGAATCCGTTCCATACTGCCGGAGGAAATCAGGCTGATATCCGGTCCTGGCTGCCCTGTATGCGTAACTCCCTCGGCTTATATTGATAAGCTGGTAGACTACTCTTTAAAAGAAAATTATCAGGTGCTTACCTTTGGGGATATGATGAAGGTACGTGGGAGTAAATACTCTCTTACACAGGCAAAAGCGTTAGGCGGGAAGATAAATTATCTCTACTCCCCTCTGCAGTCTCTTGCCCTGGCAAAAGAAAACCCACAGATAAATTATATTTTTGCGGCAGTCGGATTCGAGACAACGGCACCTCTTTACACCATCCTCCTAGAGGAAATGGAAAAAGAAAATATACAGAATTTAAAGCTTCTTATCGCAGTCAAAACAATAATTCCTGCTCTTTCCTATCTTTGTGAGCAGGAGGAAATTGATGGCTTTCTATGCCCTGGGCATGTGAGTGTTATTATTGGCAGTAAGGTGTATGAACCTCTGGCAGAAAAATATGGGAAACCTTTTGTTGTAACCGGCTTTGAGGGAGAGCATATCCTGGCTTCTGTTTATGAGATCATGACTCAGATAACTACCGGGGATTTCAAAATGAAGAACCTATACACCAGTGCTGTAAAGGAAGAAGGAAATGAAAAAGCTTTTGGTGCTGTAATGAAATATTTTGAACCCTGTGATGCTTATTGGAGAGGAATTGGTACAATACCGGGTTCCGGGCTTAGGCTCAAGGAAGAGTTCCAGAAGTACGACGCAGGAAGTGAAGAAGCTTTTGTAGAAGAAACTTTACCGAAGGGCTGCAGTTGTACAGATGTTATATTGGGAAGAATCCAGCCGATAGAATGCCCGGCTTTTGGTAAGAGATGTACACCGATGGATGCCTTGGGTCCTTGTATGGTATCTTCAGAAGGAGCCTGCGGTATTTGGTATAAAAACCGTTAA
- the hypE gene encoding hydrogenase expression/formation protein HypE, translated as MHIDMSYGSGGKQTTSLINEVFVKHFSNPTLEKMEDSAVLTVKEKIAFTTDSFVVTPMFFKGGDIGKVAVCGTVNDLLMMGANPKYLTTGFIIEEGADLNELERIAASMAMTAKEAGVQIVAGDTKVIEGKGGIYINTSGIGEIEKEGISISSCKEGDVILLSGNLGEHHAAIMSHRMEIENDIKSDCAPLKEIVLNLIAAGIDIHCMRDVTRGGLATVLNEVSSSSACKVVIEEKALPVSPQVEGFCDILGLDPLYMANEGKLIAVVPKADADKALQVMKASKYGENAAIIGKIENGTKVIMATPFGGNRVIDVLYGEGLPRIC; from the coding sequence ATGCATATTGATATGTCCTATGGAAGCGGTGGCAAACAGACCACTAGTCTCATAAATGAAGTTTTCGTAAAGCATTTTTCCAATCCGACTTTGGAAAAGATGGAGGATAGCGCAGTCCTTACGGTAAAAGAAAAGATTGCCTTTACCACGGATTCCTTTGTAGTAACCCCGATGTTTTTTAAAGGCGGAGATATCGGAAAGGTTGCAGTCTGCGGGACGGTTAACGATCTTTTAATGATGGGAGCCAATCCTAAATACTTAACAACCGGCTTTATTATAGAAGAAGGGGCGGACCTTAATGAGTTGGAGCGGATAGCTGCTTCTATGGCCATGACAGCTAAGGAAGCAGGCGTGCAGATCGTAGCGGGAGATACCAAGGTGATTGAAGGAAAAGGAGGTATCTACATTAATACCTCGGGCATTGGTGAAATAGAAAAAGAAGGCATCAGTATTTCCTCCTGCAAGGAAGGGGATGTTATTCTTCTATCCGGTAATCTGGGAGAACATCATGCGGCTATTATGTCACACCGTATGGAAATAGAGAACGACATTAAGAGTGACTGCGCACCCTTAAAAGAAATTGTTTTGAACTTGATAGCAGCTGGAATCGACATTCACTGCATGAGGGATGTAACCAGAGGAGGTCTTGCTACTGTTTTAAATGAAGTTTCCTCTTCTTCTGCTTGTAAAGTAGTAATAGAGGAGAAGGCACTTCCTGTCAGCCCTCAGGTAGAAGGCTTTTGTGATATACTTGGTCTTGACCCTCTTTATATGGCAAATGAAGGAAAGTTGATTGCCGTGGTTCCAAAGGCGGATGCCGATAAAGCCCTGCAAGTAATGAAAGCTTCTAAGTATGGTGAAAATGCTGCTATCATCGGTAAGATAGAGAACGGCACCAAGGTTATAATGGCAACACCCTTTGGAGGAAATCGTGTGATTGATGTGTTGTATGGAGAAGGACTTCCAAGGATTTGTTAG
- a CDS encoding glycerate kinase family protein translates to MKVVVAMDSFKGSLTSLQAGEAVREGIRKVRENADVVVKPLGDGGEGTAEALINELKGKQIRVKVTGPMGNPIEAMYGILPDGKTAVMEMAQAAGITLCKDKNPLAASTFGVGEMIIDAMKKGCVEFLIGIGGSATNDGGIGLLKALGYEFFQENGELAGEGGGSLIKIARISGEKVLPQIAECHFHIACDVNNPLCGPLGATYIYGPQKGATEDNLKELEAGMRNYAALTKEYTGKDYSEHPGAGAAGGLGFCFLAYLKGQLMPGIEMVMKAVNLEEEIKEADYVITGEGRLDGQSGMGKAPVGVAALAKKYHKKVIAFAGSVTKEAAICNFLGIDAFFPVVRGVTTLEEAMDPVNATENLRDTTEQVFRLLEKHVEY, encoded by the coding sequence ATGAAGGTTGTAGTTGCAATGGATTCCTTTAAAGGAAGTCTGACTTCCCTGCAAGCCGGAGAGGCGGTACGGGAAGGAATAAGAAAAGTCCGTGAGAATGCCGATGTGGTTGTAAAACCCCTGGGGGACGGCGGTGAAGGAACAGCAGAGGCGCTGATCAATGAATTAAAGGGAAAACAAATTCGTGTAAAAGTAACCGGTCCCATGGGAAATCCCATAGAAGCAATGTACGGAATTCTTCCGGATGGTAAAACAGCGGTTATGGAGATGGCACAGGCTGCAGGCATTACTTTGTGCAAGGATAAGAACCCACTGGCAGCTTCGACCTTTGGTGTTGGAGAAATGATTATAGATGCCATGAAAAAGGGATGCGTAGAGTTTTTGATAGGAATTGGCGGCAGTGCTACCAATGATGGCGGTATCGGACTGTTAAAGGCCTTAGGGTATGAATTCTTTCAAGAAAATGGCGAATTGGCAGGAGAAGGCGGAGGCAGTTTAATAAAGATCGCCAGAATATCCGGTGAGAAGGTACTACCTCAAATAGCAGAATGTCATTTTCATATAGCCTGTGATGTAAATAATCCTTTATGCGGCCCTCTTGGTGCAACTTATATCTATGGTCCTCAAAAGGGAGCCACCGAGGATAACTTAAAGGAGCTGGAGGCAGGAATGAGAAATTATGCGGCTCTTACAAAGGAATATACGGGTAAGGATTATTCAGAGCATCCGGGAGCGGGGGCAGCCGGAGGGTTAGGCTTCTGTTTCCTGGCTTATTTAAAAGGACAGCTGATGCCTGGAATAGAGATGGTTATGAAAGCGGTGAATCTGGAAGAGGAAATAAAAGAAGCAGACTATGTAATAACCGGTGAAGGACGCCTTGACGGACAGTCTGGCATGGGAAAGGCTCCAGTGGGAGTGGCCGCCTTAGCAAAGAAGTATCATAAGAAGGTTATCGCCTTCGCCGGTAGTGTTACCAAAGAAGCAGCAATATGCAATTTCTTGGGAATCGATGCATTTTTCCCTGTTGTAAGAGGCGTTACTACTCTGGAAGAAGCTATGGATCCTGTTAATGCGACAGAGAACCTGAGAGATACCACAGAACAGGTATTTCGGCTGCTGGAGAAACATGTGGAGTACTAA
- a CDS encoding helix-turn-helix transcriptional regulator — MEQAYYIEKRNPNAELPLQFSVHTQEKIGSGVMVNAHIHNYIEILYAQAGQFHILLNSRDYPFAAGDMVLINSNEIHNVFALDEGLNQYICIKFEPEMLYTSQSLLEIKYLMPFILNESTHQKIFTEEEIKATILPSILHNINTEYTEARYGFELAIRADILNLFLYILRNWHAHNIDLNIDVPINKEMEKQLKKVFDYMEENYQEDITAREMAKYCNMSYSYFSRMFKKIMKKSFKEYLTYVRISKAEKLLISTNSSITEIALETGFTTSSYFISQFKNLKSISPKQYRMNYKKD; from the coding sequence TTGGAACAAGCTTATTATATAGAAAAACGTAATCCCAATGCCGAGCTTCCTCTGCAGTTCAGCGTACATACCCAGGAAAAAATCGGCTCCGGTGTGATGGTCAATGCCCATATACATAATTATATCGAAATACTTTATGCACAAGCCGGCCAGTTTCATATTCTTTTAAACAGCAGGGATTATCCTTTTGCTGCCGGTGATATGGTGCTTATCAACTCCAATGAGATACACAATGTCTTTGCCTTGGATGAAGGGTTGAATCAATATATCTGTATTAAATTTGAACCTGAGATGCTCTATACTTCTCAATCTCTGCTGGAGATAAAGTATCTGATGCCATTTATACTAAACGAGTCCACCCACCAGAAGATCTTTACGGAAGAAGAAATCAAAGCAACTATCCTCCCTTCCATTCTACACAATATCAATACGGAATATACAGAAGCCCGTTACGGCTTCGAGCTTGCCATAAGGGCAGATATCCTGAACTTATTCCTATATATTTTAAGAAACTGGCATGCTCATAATATCGACCTTAATATTGATGTGCCCATTAACAAGGAGATGGAAAAGCAGTTAAAAAAGGTCTTTGATTATATGGAAGAAAATTATCAGGAAGATATTACAGCAAGAGAAATGGCTAAGTACTGCAATATGAGCTATAGTTATTTTTCCAGAATGTTTAAGAAGATTATGAAGAAAAGCTTTAAGGAATATCTGACCTATGTACGTATCTCCAAGGCTGAAAAGTTACTAATCAGCACCAATAGCTCCATTACCGAGATTGCTTTAGAGACCGGCTTTACAACTTCCAGTTATTTCATCAGCCAGTTTAAGAATTTAAAGAGTATCAGTCCGAAGCAATACCGGATGAACTATAAGAAAGATTAG